In Paraburkholderia largidicola, the genomic window AGGACCGCAAATCGCTGTTCGATAAGGTCGACAGCATCAGGGCGGATAACGCGCTGCTCGCTATTCAGATTGAAAACGCGAAGCTGAAAAAGCAGCTGGCGGACTGGCAGGCCGGCCGCGATCCGAGCGGGCCAGCGTCGCAACAGCCGACAGTATTTGGCACGAGTCAGCCGATGCCGCCGGCCGGCGCTGGATCATCCTCATCAGGCGTTGGCCTGCCTCGGGGCGCGATGGTTGAGCTGGTCACGTCGGCAAATAACGGCGCACCTACTGCGCTGGTTCAACTGCCTTCAGGTGGTCGGATTCTCGCAAAGGTGGGATCCAAGCTGCCAGGCGTTGGCACTGTGGAATCCGTCTCGATTCGTGCCGTGATGGTTAACGACGGCAAGCATTCGTATGCGTTGCCGTTTGATGGCGGCGACGATCAGGCGTCGGCGGGGGCCACTGATTATGGCTGTTATCGCTTCGATCGGTGGCCGTCAATGGGTGCTTGGAATGGAATGGTCAAGCTATACGACCGTGCCTAAGCGGGCCGAGTTGCTTCACGATGCAGGCG contains:
- the pilP gene encoding type IV pilus biogenesis protein PilP; protein product: MTKTTLTGLAMVAACLFSGVAMAENTVAAPANDAQDRKSLFDKVDSIRADNALLAIQIENAKLKKQLADWQAGRDPSGPASQQPTVFGTSQPMPPAGAGSSSSGVGLPRGAMVELVTSANNGAPTALVQLPSGGRILAKVGSKLPGVGTVESVSIRAVMVNDGKHSYALPFDGGDDQASAGATDYGCYRFDRWPSMGAWNGMVKLYDRA